The genomic region GAATCCGCCCTCCTTCAGGGCGGCGGCGATGGTCTTGAAGCAGTTGCGTGACTGGCTCGTGACATCAGCCGGCATCGTCATCGTGGTGTAGTCATAGCCGGTGGTTCCCGCGACGAAGGCGAACTCGCCGTCGATCACGGCACGGCTGTAGCCGACGGTCTTCTCGAGCGGGGAGCCGGTGGAGATCAGGCGACGGGACATGGTCAAGGGCCTCGGCTGAAGGGGTGTTTCGCGGGGTTAAAGGGCGTTTCGCGGGCCTGCGCAACCCCAAAGGAACGGGCCTCGCAGGCGCGGCAGGGCGTTGCCGCGCGATGCGGCTGCGGTCTTCGCTACGCCAGCGATCCCTCAGGCCGCGTGCGCCTCAGGGGCGCGAACCGACCTCCGTTTGGGCAGGGCCGCGCCGGTCGGGACGATCATCCCGGCGGCGCCATCGAGCGCACCATCGGTGAACTCGATCGCCAGCAGGCGGTCGCGCTCGAACGGGCCCGGCAGCGACAGCTCGGCGGTCTTCTCAGTCGAGAAGCCGAAGCGGGCGTAATAGGGGGCATCGCCGAGCAGGATCACGGCGTCATGCCCGCGCGCCCGGGCGGCAGCCAGCGCTTGATGCATCAGCGCGGCGCCGATCCCGAGCTCGCGGCAGGCAGGGTCGACCGCCAGCGGTCCGAGGACCAGAGCGGGCCTGCCTCCGGCGCTGACATGCCACAGCCGCACGGTTCCCACGAGCTTGCCCTCGCGCATCGCCGACAGGGCAAGGCCTGCAGCGGGCGCGCGTCCGTCGCGCAGGCGCTGGCAGGTGCGGCCGTGGCGGGTCTCGCCAAAGCAGGCATCGAGCAGCGCTTCGCGCGTCGCGACGTCGGCAGCACGTTCCGCACGGATCACGAACGGAGCGGCTTTCGAGGTGAGGGCAACTTGCGGCTTCCGAGGAGCAGTCATGGCACGTCAGTCCCCGCTTGAACCGGCGTGCGCGCAGCACGCCTGTCCAAGACGTCGTCAGAAATCGAGCTGTTGGATAAGGAGCCGGCGGACCGGCTCCCGGGTTCGTCAGGCCCCTGGAAAAGAGAGGCGGATCAGATGTGGCAAATCAGATGTGATACGTCTTCAGCGGCGGGATGCCGTTGAAGGCCACCGACGAGTAGGTCGACGTATAGGCCCCGGTGCCCTCGATCAGCACCTTGTCGCCGATCTCGAGCGTGACGGGAAGCGGATACGGGTTCTTCTCGTACAGCACGTCGGCGCTGTCGCAGGTCGGACCTGCGAGCACGCACGGGGTCATGTCCGCGCCGTCGTGACGGGTGCGGATGGCGTAGCGGATCGACTCGTCCATGGTCTCGGCGAGACCGCCGAACTTGCCGATGTCCAGGTACACCCAGCGCACCTCGTCCTCGTCGCTCTTCTTCGAGATGAGCACGACCTCGGATTCGATGATGCCGGCGTTGCCCACCATGCCGCGGCCCGGCTCGATGATGGTCTCCGGGATCTGGTTGCCGAAGTGCTTGCGCAGCGCGCGGAAGATCGAGCGGCCGTAGGTCACGACCGGCGGCACGTCCTTCAGGTACTTGGTCGGGAAGCCGCCGCCCATGTTGACCATGGTCAGGTTGATGCCGCGCTCGGCGCAGTCGCGGAACACCTGCGAGGCCATCGCCAGCGCACGGTCCCACGCCTTCACCTTGCGCTGCTGCGAGCCGACATGGAAGGAGATGCCGCACGGCTCCAGCCCTAAGCGCTTGGCGAGGTCGAGCACCTCGACCGCCATTTCCGGGTCGCAGCCGAACTTGCGCGACAGCGGCCACTCGGCACCGGCGCAGTCGTAGAGGATGCGGCAGAACACCTTCGCACCGGGGGCGGCACGGGCGACCTTCTCGACTTCCGCGGCGCAATCGACCGCGAACAGGCGAATGCCGAGCGCGAAGGCGCGCGCGATGTCGCGCTCCTTCTTGATCGTGTTGCCGAAGGAGATGCGATCGGGCGTCGCACCCGCGGCCAGCGCCATCTCGATCTCGGCGACCGTGGCGGTGTCGAAGCAGGAGCCCATGGACGCGAGCAGGGACAGCACTTCCGGCGCCGGGTTCGCCTTGACGGCATAGAACACGCGGCTGTCGGGCAGCGCCTTGGCGAAGCTCTGGTAATTGTCGCGCACGACATCGAGGTCGACGACGAGGCACGGCTCGGTGTCGAGGCCTTCGTTGCGGCGGTTGCGCAGGAATTCCTGGATACGTTCGGTCATGGCACTCTCCAACGGTCCCAGCGACGGGAGCCGTATCAACATGACGTCTGATGAGAATGCCTCGGCCGCATCGCGCGATGGAGGCGCGCTGAAGCCGAAAAACTCAAACCAGACTGTGCTGCCGTGGATTGGTTGGGAGAGTTTCCCGCCCGCTCACCTGGCAATGAAGGACAAGCCTTTTCAGTAGCCCGCGCCGGCGTTGGACTGCCGGTAGAGACCAAAAAAGCCCGATCCGTCGTTGCTTTAAGTCGCGTCCCCCGTTGAGAGCGGGGTGCGCCGGTTCGCCTCCGGCTGCCAGTCACGGTTGCAAAGAGCGAAGTCACCTTCGACATGGCATCTCTTTGAGAGAGATGCTGGGCGCTCCGGGTTTGCTTCGTCGTCCGACCTTCCGGTCTTGCGACCTCAGTCTTCCGACTTCCGCACTTCCGAAGAGCCCCTCGGCTTCTTCACCCCTTGGCGGCTGTCCGGCCTCTTGTCCGGATACCTACCGACTGACACACGACCACAGGCACGTGCGAAATTGGGCAAGTCCGCACATAAGCGTTTTGACTCTGCTTCGCAAGAATTTTTTTAGGCTGCGGACATAATTGCCTAACGTCTGCTTGCGCGCTGTTGCGCGAGCGACGCGGAAGATGAACACGCGTTAAGTTTTCGCCGCGCTGCGCGTGTTGCCCACGCGCGAGAAGCGTCAGCGGCGCTTGGTGAAGGGCTCGATGCGCTGAGCGCCGCGGATGAAGGCGGTCATCACGAGCACGCCGAGTGCGAACAGCACGGCCTGCAGGATATGGGCGCCCTGGTCGCCGAGCCCGAACAGGATTGCGAGCGCCCAGCCGCCGGCAAAGGCCGCGCCGAACACCTCCGCGCCGATCAGGATGGCGGCGCTGATGACGGTGATGACGCTGGGCCAGACGATCTGGCGGGACGATGAAGAAGGCGCGTTCATGGTTTCAGAGGGTCCTGGCTTCGAGGGCCGCAATCTCCCCGAAAAGGCGGCCGGGAGCAAGGGCAAACGGCCCAAAAAAGCCCCACGCGTGCTATAGCTGGCCGCAACGATCGAGCCACGAAATCCGGGACTTGTGATGTCAGAACCCCGCCAAATTACGGACGCCGAGACCAATCCGCTGCTGAAGGCCTGGGTGACGCCGTTCGCGACCCCGCCCTTCGACGAGATCAAGCCGGAGCACTTCCTCCCCGCTTTCGAGCAGGCCTTCGCCGACCATGCCGCCGAGATCGCGGCGATCACCAATGATCCCGCGGCGCCCGACTTCGCCAACACCATCACGGCGCTGGAGCGCTCGGGCAAGCTCTTGAGCAAGGTCGCGGCGGTCTTCTACGACCTCGTCTCGGCGCATTCCAACCCGGCCATCCTGGAGATCGACAAGGAGGTCTCCTTGCGGATGGCGCGGCACTGGAATCCGATCATGATGAACGCCGTGCTGTTCGGCCGCATCGCCCATCTGCACGAGAACCGCGCGGGTCTCGGTCTCACGCCCGAGCAGCTCCGCCTCTTGGAGCGCACCTACACCCGCTTCCACCGCGCCGGCGCCGGCCTCTCCGAGGAGGCCAAGACCCGGATGGCCGAGATCAACGAGCGGCTGGCCCAGCTCGGCACCGGCTTCAGCCACCATCTGCTCGGCGACGAGCAGGACTGGTTCCTGGAGCTCGGGGAGGCCGACTGCCAGGGCCTGCCGGAGAGCTTCGTCGCCAGCGCCAAGGCTGCGGCGGAAGAGCGCGGCATGGCAGGCAAGGCCATCGTCACGCTGTCGCGTTCCTCGGTCGAACAGTTCCTGAAGAGCTCCGCCCGGCGTGACCTCCGCGAGAAGGTCTACAAGGCCTTCATCGCGCGCGGCGACAACGGCAACGCCAACGACAACAACGCGACCATTGTCGAGATCCTGAAGCTGCGCGAGGAGAGCGCCAAGCTCCTGGGCTATCCGACCTACGCCGCCTACCGGCTGGAGGATTCCATGGCCAAGACGCCGGACGCGGTGCGCAGCCTGTTGGAGCGGGTCTGGAAGCCGGCCCGGGCCCGCGCGCTTGCCGACCGCGACGAGATGCAGGCGCTGATCACGCAAGAGGGCGGCAATTTCAAGCTCGCCCCTTGGGACTGGCGCTTCTACGCCGAGAAGCTGCGTCTGCAGCGCGCCAATTTCGACGATTCCGCGATCAAGCCGTATCTCGGCCTCGACAACATGATCGCCGCCGCCTTCGACTGCGCCACGCGCCTGTTCGGCGTCACCTTCGAGGAGCGCAAGGACATTCCGGTCTGGCACCCGGACGTCCGGGTCTGGGAGGTGAAGGGGCCGGACGGCAAGCACAAGGCGCTGTTCTATGGCGACTACTTCGCCCGGCCGTCGAAGCGCTCCGGCGCCTGGATGACCTCGCTGCGCGACCAGCAGAAGCTCGACGGCGACGTCGCGCCGCTCGTTCTCAACATCTGCAATTTCGCCAAGGGGGCCGGCGGCGAGCCGTCGCTGCTGTCGCCCGACGATGCCCGCACCCTGTTCCACGAGTTCGGCCACGGCCTGCACGGCATGCTCTCCAACGTGACCTATCCCTCGCTGTCTGGCACCTCCGTGTTCACCGATTTCGTCGAACTGCCCTCGCAGCTCTACGAGCACTGGCAGGAGCGGCCCGAGGTGCTGCAGAAGTTCGCCCGCCATGACCAGACCGGCGAGCCGCTGCCGGACGATCTCCTGCAGCGCTTCCTCGCCGCGCGAAAATTCAACCAGGGCTTTGCCACGGTCGAGTTCGTCTCGTCGGCGCTGATCGATCTCGAATTCCACACCCAGCCGGCTGCCGCCGCGCAGGATGTCCGCGCCTTCGAGAGGCGCGAGCTGGAGAAGATCGGCATGCCCGAGGAGATCGCGCTGCGTCATCGTCCGACGCAGTTCGGCCACATCTTCACCGGCGACCACTACGCCGCCGGCTATTACAGCTACATGTGGTCGGAGGTGATGGACGCCGACGCCTTCGGCGCCTTCGAGGAGGCCGGCGACATCTTCGATCCCGCCGTCGCCAAGCGTCTGCACGACGACATCTATTCGTCGGGCGGATCGGTCGATCCGGAAGCCGCCTACCAGGCGTTCCGCGGCCGTCCGCCCGAGCCGGATGCGCTGCTCCGCCGCCGCGGTCTGCTCGAAGACGCCAAGGCGGCCTGATGAGCATGCGCCGCCTGTTCGGATGCCTGCTCGCCGCCGCGGTGACGCTCGCGGCGGGGGCAGCAAATGCGCATCCGCATGTCTGGATCACCGCGACCAGCGAATTGCTGTACGCCGCCGACGGCAGCATCACCGGCGTGCGCCACGCCTGGACCTTCGACGACATGTTCTCGGCCTATGCGGTGCAGGGGCTCGAGAGCAAGACCAAGGGCGCCTACACGCGAGAGGAGCTGACGCCGCTGGCTCAGACCAATGTCGAGTCGCTGAAGGAATACGCCTACTTCACCTTCGCCAAGGCCGACGGCAAGAAGGAGCGCTTCCAGGAGCCGATCGACTATTTCCTCGACTACAAGGACACGGTGCTGACCCTGCACTTCACGCTGCCGCTGAAGAACCCGGTCAAGCCCAGGCAGCTGGTGCTCGAAGTGTTCGACCGCTCCTTCTTCA from Bradyrhizobium sp. CB1015 harbors:
- a CDS encoding RidA family protein — protein: MSRRLISTGSPLEKTVGYSRAVIDGEFAFVAGTTGYDYTTMTMPADVTSQSRNCFKTIAAALKEGGFEMADIVRATYYVTDASTIDAHFAVCGEVLGDIRPAATLLVVSALAKPEMKVEIEVTAKRRSI
- a CDS encoding GNAT family N-acetyltransferase is translated as MTAPRKPQVALTSKAAPFVIRAERAADVATREALLDACFGETRHGRTCQRLRDGRAPAAGLALSAMREGKLVGTVRLWHVSAGGRPALVLGPLAVDPACRELGIGAALMHQALAAARARGHDAVILLGDAPYYARFGFSTEKTAELSLPGPFERDRLLAIEFTDGALDGAAGMIVPTGAALPKRRSVRAPEAHAA
- a CDS encoding type III PLP-dependent enzyme translates to MTERIQEFLRNRRNEGLDTEPCLVVDLDVVRDNYQSFAKALPDSRVFYAVKANPAPEVLSLLASMGSCFDTATVAEIEMALAAGATPDRISFGNTIKKERDIARAFALGIRLFAVDCAAEVEKVARAAPGAKVFCRILYDCAGAEWPLSRKFGCDPEMAVEVLDLAKRLGLEPCGISFHVGSQQRKVKAWDRALAMASQVFRDCAERGINLTMVNMGGGFPTKYLKDVPPVVTYGRSIFRALRKHFGNQIPETIIEPGRGMVGNAGIIESEVVLISKKSDEDEVRWVYLDIGKFGGLAETMDESIRYAIRTRHDGADMTPCVLAGPTCDSADVLYEKNPYPLPVTLEIGDKVLIEGTGAYTSTYSSVAFNGIPPLKTYHI
- a CDS encoding M3 family metallopeptidase; protein product: MSEPRQITDAETNPLLKAWVTPFATPPFDEIKPEHFLPAFEQAFADHAAEIAAITNDPAAPDFANTITALERSGKLLSKVAAVFYDLVSAHSNPAILEIDKEVSLRMARHWNPIMMNAVLFGRIAHLHENRAGLGLTPEQLRLLERTYTRFHRAGAGLSEEAKTRMAEINERLAQLGTGFSHHLLGDEQDWFLELGEADCQGLPESFVASAKAAAEERGMAGKAIVTLSRSSVEQFLKSSARRDLREKVYKAFIARGDNGNANDNNATIVEILKLREESAKLLGYPTYAAYRLEDSMAKTPDAVRSLLERVWKPARARALADRDEMQALITQEGGNFKLAPWDWRFYAEKLRLQRANFDDSAIKPYLGLDNMIAAAFDCATRLFGVTFEERKDIPVWHPDVRVWEVKGPDGKHKALFYGDYFARPSKRSGAWMTSLRDQQKLDGDVAPLVLNICNFAKGAGGEPSLLSPDDARTLFHEFGHGLHGMLSNVTYPSLSGTSVFTDFVELPSQLYEHWQERPEVLQKFARHDQTGEPLPDDLLQRFLAARKFNQGFATVEFVSSALIDLEFHTQPAAAAQDVRAFERRELEKIGMPEEIALRHRPTQFGHIFTGDHYAAGYYSYMWSEVMDADAFGAFEEAGDIFDPAVAKRLHDDIYSSGGSVDPEAAYQAFRGRPPEPDALLRRRGLLEDAKAA
- a CDS encoding DUF1007 family protein, encoding MSMRRLFGCLLAAAVTLAAGAANAHPHVWITATSELLYAADGSITGVRHAWTFDDMFSAYAVQGLESKTKGAYTREELTPLAQTNVESLKEYAYFTFAKADGKKERFQEPIDYFLDYKDTVLTLHFTLPLKNPVKPRQLVLEVFDRSFFIDFQMAKDSPVKLVGAPAGCQMKLERPNDGTASAQKLNEQTFLNGENSNFGMMFANRITVDCP